ATGTGAAATATCCTTAATTAAATCCATCAATATGTCTTTGAAATGTTTGCACATCgtcaatatcaatatatattttttattcctaAATACCTTCTTCATATATCATATTTCTGAAATAACACAGACCACATACTGAAGATCTGAATGTATCAGAATaatttcacaaacacaatgtgtaaCAATATGGAGATCAAACAGAAATAATGATCACTTACAATTTCAATGTGGACGACACATTCTGAGAAGGAAACAGGGACATTTTCTTTATACGAGGGTCAAATATGCCTTTTCATTATGTGATAATAAAATTAATGTGTCTAaagacccttacacacacacaaaaacaaacgtcaaaacattttacttttttgtgtgcatttgtgtgtgtgtgtgagagagagagagagagagttagtgaAAGATGGTGGTCAGAgtgatttattttctttttcttctacaTTGGTGTATTTAACATGTTTTGAGCGTATGTCTAAGTGagatacagactgagtgattcttactagtaagaacgggatgttctcagcttccatctccttctctgtgtatttgatttgatctgaaagagatgctatttctccactcatcttCATAATCTTCCTCCAcatcatgtgactcttctgctcctcttcctccttcaatgcagctattcttgctgcttcttcatctcttagaaactggtggatcttctcaaactcctcctttatctgcctctctgtgtgctgggcctgatactggaatgggagatgatgaggaaatataaactgtccaaatgtgtgtgtttcattatggtgtacgtggacagtgatcacagcaccattcagaactcagagtgacctttcaccttaatgtgtgctgctgttttctcacagaCTTGTTTATCTTCCTCCAAGACCTTCAGATGCTGTTGTAGAGACTCCAGTGTGGTCTTGAATTTGTTCTGTAAATATGGGTTTagtagaggacagtgtgagtCTTACAGGATTCATCACTGTATCTGTATAGGAGATTACAACGACTGAACACAATGGCGTGATTACTGAttccttttcatccttttaATATAAAATGGAGATGTTTGATATATCGTAGCAGAttgtatatcaatatttttatctATATTAAGTTTCACGGCGAATGAAGGTCTGATTTAGTTGTCTGAAATCTCATCATCTGACTCATTTAATCTAACCTGTCTAACATATATTTCAAGATAATTGTAAACATTGGAAAAACATTACAGTTAAAGCATTAGTGCacatttcataccttaaagtgacacacagcttcctctactGGAAGGCAGTCATGAGTTTTATGTGcctttgaaatctgacacaccacacacacaggctgtaggtcctccagacagaagagtttgcgtttctcattgtgcagactgcagagcacctcagaccctgctgaagaTCTCTGACTCCTGCTCGCTAGAAAAGACTCACACAGGTTCTTTAGTGCAAGATTACAGGGAGGATCGTCTCTTGAAGATCTTCtcctacaaactggacattcttgagatcccttggtttcccagaactgctgcagacaggttttacacacactgtggctacatgacagtacaacaggatccctgaagatgtcacagcacacaggacatgaaaactcttcttctgacagaatgtttgtagcagccatttcctccaacagctgctgtgctgtttctctgtaatgtctccttctgtacaaacttcactttcacttttagatcttctgtaataaacacagtagcacaggagagaatcagtcactgtagtcctttatccagctgagggAGTTTAGACTCCTTTCAGAAATAAGGCAGAAAGAAGTAAATACCAGAGTTAAGAGGTTCTCATAATATTTATAACTCACCTGAACACAGAATTAATAAAGACTAGTGTGTCACTCCAAGATTTACTTCTTCAAACAGGTAGGTgtgtacagggaggaggagctTTTGTAAAGAAATAAAGGAGTTGAAAAAGtatgaagacacagttgttcttccaatattcagctgcacccaacgaccagcttcagccattgtgagaccatgacttacatgtaaaacatggtccacaattgttgcccctatttcactgttttgtcccctcagccttacaccagtCTCACCCCCTCTACGTCACACACCACGTGACGCTTAGGCAAGCGCATAACACCCAGTCATTCGCGCATGCGCGCAGCTATCTGCCGGCATTTTTAAAACTTCAGCTGACCTACTGTGCGAGTATCACTGCATTTACACTCCCGTTTGCTGTCTCTGTTTACCCGGTTTAAGCATTCCACATCTCACCATTTGCCATAACATTGAATTCATATTTGTTACAGTATGCAGGGAAGCCTACCGCCATTTTGTAACATTTGTTTGTTTCCACTTCACCACTCACGTTTTCAATACGCGCCACCGTGCtaaacattcattcatctgTTTACAACTTAGTATCTGTAACAGTaataaacacacttacacacaggtcCGTTTTTGGAAGATTAATGGTTTTAGCGATCTTTACAAACACTACAGGTTCTGTAGACTCACCAGCACGCCAAACACTTTCTCTTCGGACGAAACCGATGGACTGGTCCACTAGTGTTGTGTCGTTCGCCAACGATTCGTTCAAATGAACGAAACATTTGAGTGAACgaactgaatcgaatcacttcctcagctgattcgtttttttctcagttcagtaattgagctcagcagcgaccctgcaggccggcaggggaactgcagtgtggtctgtgaatcGCCGAATCAACCGCGAATCTGGAGGCGGAggaactgcgcatgctcagtgGTTCGTTCAGTGATTCGTTAActgtactgagggctctcgttcattctctgattcgttcatgaactgaaagctctcgttcactctgattcgttcatgaaatGAAAGCTCTTGTTCATTCTCTGATTTGTTCACTAAATGTACTGtcacccagagaactgttgctaaggagGTGATTCACGTTTGCACTGCCAACACTCAcgttttctttttgattgcacatttaagttgatattttcatctgaatgtacagtttttaaTGTTGctgttaatttaatatttattttgcactcagttgtaggttagttcatacttgttttttgtattatgtCACAGTGATCCTGCGACACTTTGCACTTCAGCTTTTgtgaattcactctttcacgggactttataagatattaatgggaaAAATAATTCGCGGGTCATCACTTTTTCGCCGGTTGACTGCGGAATTCGATCGtcggaaaaaataaatattttatgattttttacatgaccaaattccaaaatgtataaaattatattataagTATTAAATCAACAACAAGCAAGGTGGGCTTTATTATTTTCTCGCTTCCAGTTCACAGTATTTTACAGACCCGGTTTCAAGAATACCAAGGCGGACGCTCTATCTCAGATCCACAAGAAAACACAGGGTGACGGAGTAACTGAacgtatttaaaaaaaaaaaaatctcatccGGTGGGATGTACAAGACGACTTAGACGAAGCGCTATGCACTGATCCGGGCCCTGAGGACGGTCCCGAAGGAAAACAGAAAGTTCCTGTGTCAATAAGAGGGCGTATCCTTCAGCTCGCCCACGACACAATGATGTAGAAATAAATAGTGCCACATTATAATGAAAAGGTTAATCAAAACGGCGTCTGGTagaatatttgtttgtttgaccATTTTTTACCACTTCAAATCATTTCCTACTATTACACACACGCTGGCCTCTTCATTAGAAACGTTTGTTGTTGGAAACACCTTGAAGGTGAGTAGTCTCAAACGATTGCTCTTTTGCTAATGTTCCCAGTGGATAATCTTCCAACTCTTCATCAATGGATAGTTTTGGCATGGCAGCCAAGACACAGACATGCTACATGCTGACACAGACATGCTaaatactgacacagacatgctacatgctgacacagacatgctacatgacacagacatgctacatgctgacacagacatgctaaatactgacacagacatgctacatgctgacacagacatgctgaatactgacacagacatgctaaatactgacacagacatgctaAAGCTCCAGAAAACCTGCTATTCCTTGTTACCGCATCAACAacaactatgtgtgtgtgtacatgttgacCACCTAATTCACCTCATTCATATACAGATTACAGCGTTCCTGTGGTCAGAGGACCTGTGATGAACAGGATAGAAGATGGCTAATAAAAATGTGTATACCATCAGATGGGCTAcattcactaatcacacacctataaaactccttaataaatgtgtataccaggcgtactcaactaaatttgtccgcggtccaattttggcagatacctgtgccctgaggtccggtgcggcggggggtggcgaacgtaagttgttgagcggggggggggggggggggggggggggggtacggtgcgcgaacggtggaggcgtttatactttcgcgagcgtcactgcagtgttctccgaaacgataggcgttttgtccgaaacgatatgtggtagaaacacccctcaaaacaggggaatgaacatttacctgaccaattttaatgttgctatatgtttcaggtttgaaaagtgctggaatttaggttaaagtactttaaaatgcttgaaattgtaactacttggtttcacaacaaatagctgtctgactgaatagttctcttgtattaggttaacaaatacgagcctcttgtaattccaggacgaaacatgagagaacgtgaagacgtgaagattgggcgttttttaaataaacaaccattaaataatgtgataaaaagcgaattatttcgagtatatgtataaatatttaacttaattatgtttaacatgctgggaaatattgaaatggaccttgaaagtgacgtacaagtgctttaattccaccttataaaggtgtatgaaccctgaaaacgtgactttgttcattgcgctgaagcgcggcgcaaagttacaaaattcgagagatgcacgacctctcgaaccgacagcgcgcgagacactcgcgcacacgcggagccacagcgattacgtcattttcgcgaagcgtcaaccaggcaggcttgttgttgagcggggtggcgaacgtaagttgttgcgcggggggtggcaaacggaacactcgtgacggagtgttttttcaatagccctgaaataaatgctacggttttgttttggtccgtatccagttaatcaggaatgagattgggtccggacaggactgcgttcgggtccggatccggaccgcggtccgccagttgagtacccctggtgtataccatcagatgggctacattcactaatcacacacctGTAAAACTCCTTAAAAAATGTATACCATCAGCTGGGCTAcattcactaatcacacacctataaaactccttaataaatgtgtataccatcagatggtctacattcactaatcacacacctataaaactccttaataaatgtgtataccatcagatgggctacattcactaatcacacacctataaaactccttaataaatgtgtataccatcagatgggctacattcactaatcacatacctataaaactccttaataaatgtgtataccatcagatgggctacattcactaatcacacacctATAAAACTCCTTAATAAATGTGTTTACCATCAGCTGGGCTAcattcactaatcacacacctataaaactccttaataaatatgtataccatcagatgggctacattcactaatcacacacacctataaaactccttaataaatgtgtataccatcagatgggctacattcactaatcacacacctataaaactccttaataaatgtgtataccatcagatgggctacatttacttatcacacacacacctataaaactccttaataaatgtgtataccatcagatgggctacattcactaatcacacacctataaaactctttaataaatgtgtataccATCAGATGGGCTACATTCGCTAATCACACACCTATAAAACTCCTTAATAAATTCCCTAATAATAGTCCCTATACGTTGGCCAGAGAGTTTGATGTATCTAATGAGGTGGGATTATTCTTTGTGTACTATAAAATCTTCATCAGTGTAGAAGTGGAAGACATCTGAACAGAAGACACCAGCCACAGACGTCACTGAGAGACGCACTTTAGACTTAAAACAAGAACTTACACTGAATATGCTCTGGTTGTGAGACAAGGAAAAATGTTCGGATAATTTATAGAATTTTTTAAGAAAAAAAGGATTTGACAGCTGAATTTAACCAGGTAAGATATGAAAGATGTACAAAATATGTAAGAAATAATGTCCGTGTGTTCGACGGGTTCATGTCTGATTTGCATGATGCAAATCCTCTGATGGCCCTCGGCCCTGTGACATTCTCTCTGTGAGCAGGTCTTGTTTCTTGGAGAAACATTTGCATATCATCAGTTTCCTCTTTCCCACTGGCTTCATTTTATCGCTTTGATACGTAATTAAATGCAAAACTCTTATCGCTCTCATCTTTTGAATAAAGGATACACATTAAGGATTGTGTTAACAGGAGCATTGAAAAATGTCTTCACTTCAGTTGAAAAACAGGTTAGGAATCACTCTTTTCCAGTGTTTTTGGTCTGTGTGATTCAGACAAATATTTGAATTTCTGTTAAAATGTCCATTAACAGTATTAATACAATACTTTGTTTCATCTCACAAAGTCATCTCACATACTTATTGTAATTGCAGAGTTCATACAAACTTCATTATATCAACAAAATTAACACAAGTTAAACAAAACATGCAGATATAGCATTTCATAAGAATAGGTGTGCTTGCAGCAGTAAAAGAACATTATACATTATTGAGGGCAGTAATGTCAATGAGTCTACTGGCAGTTTTGCATATTTAATATTATTGCATACAggctacagtgaggaaaatacgtATTTGAACAGTAAGACACAAATAAATCATTAAAAAattatacattgtgatttccggatactttttttagatgatgtctctcacagtggagatgcacctaagatgaaaatgtcagacccctccatgatttctaagtgggagaacttgcaaagtcgcagagtgttcaaatacttattttcctcactgttgtgatgggcagggtgagcgaaataaaatggaagcgatcacgccaagtctcagggaaactCAGGGTAAAaatggtttaattgaaatagtgcgcaaaccaaaaacccgtgacatgatcccaatgaaggatataatgaccagcggtcaactggtataAAGACAAGACAtgtatagacaaacaaacgaccctcaggtgagacggatcacaggcTCTGCCCCcccgagggacgaacacaacaacaacaggacaactgccgctgtagacggaggcgaccagtagggggcccgtcgttccaatgacttttttaaagtctgtctgtgttttgaatctgaaatgtatcttttttttaaagaaagtgGTGGTTTATACAGTTTTAAATGCTGAGACTATGCACATACTTTGTCATTGTGAATCCTTAAATTTAGAAGCTGACATGTGGAGTCACCTGATGAGGTTTTACATGTGTAAGTGCTGCTGATGTGATGTGGTGTTGGAGAAAAACGTTTTGGAGCTCCAGATGTGAAGACCCCTGGGTATCCGCATCTCCATTACAGCAAATGTAGTTTTCATTGAAATACTTCagatttactttttttttttacttcaaattTACTTTTAATTGTTAATTGTAACCTTTTCAAAGAACACAAAGCTTACATATAAAACAGTAGATTAAACAATATGCTAATGATAGAAGATAAAATGCTATTCAACATGGAATCCAGAACAGaaagatattaaaaactggagtTGTGAAAACATGAGCTCAGAATATAGTGACACAGTGGCTGCGTTAGAAAAGCAAATGTACATAAGTATGTAGAGAACAAACGAAGCACCCCTGTGTATCAAAGTTAGATCATCATaactctaacactaacccctaacccctaactctaacactaacccctaactctaacactaacccctaactctaacactaaccctaacccctaattctaacccctaacactaacccctaacactaaccctaacccctaacactaacccctaactctaacccctaacactaacccctgtGCAGTGTCAATGCCAGATCATCATATTTAGGTCACATTACAATAAAAAACACAGGCCCTACAGTATGTACTCAGCAAGAGCACAGGTCAGTGCTCCATTCACCGCTGTTATTAGTGACAGATACTGTGTGGTTCTTCAGACACCATGTCTGCTCTCTGCTGCACTGCTGTCTCGCTCCGACACGCCATCATATCCACTTTTTCTTTGGGAACTCTGTGTGATTTTGTCTGTTTCCGATTATTATCATGTGAGAATATTCCTCTTCTGAGAAGGATCTGGTGACTGGGAGTCATCTGGTCAGCCAGAATTTTCAAATATCCAGAGGAATTCATGGTATTCACCTTCAAATGTCCTCTTCCCAATACGTTCTGTGCTCATTCAGCCCCATATCATCCCACTCCCTGCTCTGGGCTTCTGTCAGGACCATGCGGGACTGTGCTTCTCTGTCAGGACCATGCAGGACTGTGCTTCTCTGTCGGGACCATGCAGGACTGTGCTTCTCTGTCAGGACCATGCGGGACTGTGTTGCTCTGTCGGGACCATGCGGGACTGTGCTTCTCTGTCGGGACCATGCGGGACTGTGCTTCTCTGTCGGGACCATGCGGGACTGTGCTTCTCTGTCGGGACCATTTGGGACAGTGCTTCTCTGTCGGGACCATGCGGGACTGTGCTGCTCTGTCAGGACCATGGGGGACTGTGCTTCTCTGTCAGGACCATGGGGGACTGTGCTTCTCTGTCAGGACCGTGCGGGACTGTGCTTCTCTGTCAGGACCGTGCGGGACTGTGCTTCTCTTGCGGGACCATCCATTCCCTAAGTTTAATCTTGCATATTTGTTGTGATGGGCAATGAAAGGTTTTTGTCCTGTATGCTGTCCACACAGATTGACTTTACACGATGTCCTTTGCCCTGTCTAAGCTGTCACAGACACTGTGCTTCCACTGACAGCCCCACTGGCCTGTCTGTTTCCCAGAGCTAGACTGTGTAAGTAGCGCGTTGTCTGTGGCATAATGTTTTGAGGACAGCCTACACAGTCACAGTTAGAGGATCTCTGGCTTGTTCAGTGATTACTGTTTCAACTGACCTTCAACTATGGACAGGTCTTCCTCTTCAGTCTTTGTGTGTTACAGTCTGATTTTTCAACACCTCTGGCAATTATTTCCCATGGAGCCTTGACGCACGTAGACATGCAAACCTGACAACATTGTGCTGcttaataaacatttttatgcaGTTCAGCTAATTGGAAAACCACTGTACTCTGTTTTGTTTCAATACCAACATATGTTGTAAGGTGTGTGGCAGTCGTCAAAGGTGTATTTCCTTTTCCTAGACTGGGGCCAGTATTTTTAATGCAAGCTTTCTAtatcatttatttttaaattgtaCATAAGAGAAAAATCTCTGTTTGCAAACTTTGATATAATGCAATTATTAAGaaattataattttttaaataatttgacTGTGATATTACGGGGTGTACTCACATCTGCTGTGTACTGTATTAAGCAGGGTGGGTGGTTATTGCAGCACTGTAGATTATGAAACAAGTTGTAACGTGTGGTGTGTTggcatgtgtgtgaaatatCCTGAATGATTGAAGAGCACCAGTCAGATCATTTCACTTCACATAAAACTCTGAGTTCATTCCTACAGTTCATGTCCAGCCACATGTAGCCTTGATCTCGTGTTTCTATGGCGCCACACTGGTGAGACAGGGGAAGTTCTGGCTGTCTCCCTCCCTTCCAGTTGGTCCAAGATCCCACAACCATCCCATTGGACCAAATCCAGAACCCAAAGAGTCGGCTCTGTCTAAGCCCCACCCACACAGGCCCAGAGACTTTATTCCTTCTGAGTTCAGACTCCACTTCTTTCTGGTCGAGGTGAGACTCAATGCGCAGGAGACCAGACCTGTGACCTTTCTGACAGTAGTCCAGAGCTTTCTCCCAGATCATActgtcctcactcacatggATGGACGctgacagagacacaaacaccagagacacttcttCATTCTACTGATCTAGACTGCAGAGAACATTTTAGTGTTGGTAACATCATGACTTACTGCTGTAGCACAGAGCAGATGCAGGATCATTACACGCTGATGGAGACCATTCATCCTTCATCAGTTTTACACAATCACATGGCTGAGGGACACGAGATCTCCAGTTCCTGTAGGTGGAGAGACCTCCATCAGTCCACTCCCAGTCATCACACAGCAGGCCGATCCAGAAGGGGGTGGTGCTGTTCTTCCCATTGAGATACACCTCTTCGTTTTGCTCCTGATCTCTGATGCTGACCAGATCAGTGTATTTCTCCCTGCAGTATCTCTGGGCTTCATACCAGGACATTGGCTCAAGCACTAACTGATAACTGAACATGGCTCTAATAACACCTGTAGAGGTCAAAGGTAAACACggtttatttatgtttatgcAATTGAAGTTATGAGGTTGATATGAATAAGGAATTTATCAATAGTTCCAGTCAGGTTGTTACCATATTTATAGCACATGAAATTAAAATTGATCCTTAAATTATATGTTTGAATGTGATGATATCAATAATTACAGTTTGTAATATTGTTAAAACATCTATATTAAGTTTTTACCTTGTTCATAACACATAAAATGATTTTTCTCTGTGCAGTTATTACAATCCCATGAACCATTAGCCATCATAGCAACACAGCAGCTCCATGTCCCACAGTGTTGCGTTGAGTTTCTGAATGTAACTGCATCACCATTAGACCATTTATAACTGGGCTGACAGTGGTACAACCCAATCCAGGCAGTACTGGGATATACCATCTCAGTCAGATTAGCCAGTACACTGTTGTCTTCCTCACTGTACACAGTGACAAGGTCAGTGTAGTTTCTTCTACAAGCTGTCTGAGCCTCAGACTGAGTCAGACTCCCATCCACAATGATGTGGAATGTTCTGAGACGATTTCCACCTGCAGCAGAAAAGACTGGAAAAGTTTCTCTTCTTAGTGACtcagtgatggggtgatgtTCTACTATGGTCTGATGAGAAACTGTCAGGAATGTTCTCCAGTGCTGTGGGCATGTGTTGTGATACCTGTGGCATTACTGTGGTAGCACAGAGCAGGAATACCAGTATTACATGACACTGAGATCCATTTCCCTCTTTGCAGTTTTGTACAGTGTTCGGTTGTCTGAGGCTGATCAGTCCCCCAGTTCCTATAGGTGGAGAGACCTCCATCAGTCCACTCCCAGTCATCACACAGCAGGCCGATCCAGAAGGGGGTGGTGCTGTTCTTCCCATTCAGATTCACCTCTTCATTTTGCTCCTGATCTCTGATGCTGACCAGATCAGTGTATTTCTCCCTGCAGTATCTCTGGGCTTCATACCAGGACATTGGCTCAAGCACTAACTGATAACTGTGGCACGAATCTGCAGTGATTAAACAATTAACAAATCAATCCTTAATTATATGTTTAGAGTTAAAGGTGATGACATCAATAATTATAGTATTTAATATTGCTGAAACCTCTATAGTAAGTATTTACCTTGTTTATAACACATAAAATTCTTTTCCCCTGTGCAGATATCACACTCCCATAAACCATCAGCCTTCATAGCAGCACAGCAGCTCCATGTCCCACAGTCTTGTGTTGAGTCTCTGAATGTAACTGCATCACCATTAGACCATTTATATCTGGGCTGACTGTGGTGGAGCCCAATCCAGGCAGCATATAATCCAGCCTCCTCAGTCAGATTAGCCAGTACACTGTTGTCTTCCTCACTGTACACAGTGACGAGGTTGGTGTAGTTTCTTCTACAAGCTGTCTGAGCCTCAGACTGAGTCAGATTCTCATATCCTGTGATGTGGAATGTTCTGAGACGACTTCCACCTGCAGCAGAAAAGACTGGAAAAGTTTCTCTTCTTAGTGACtcagtgatggggtgatgtTCTACTGTGGTCTGATGAGAAACTGTCAGGAATGTTCTCCAGTGATGTGGGCATGTGTTGTGATACCTGTGGCACTACTGTGGTAGCACAGAGCAGATTCACCATTATTACATGACACTGAGTAGCAGTAATGAGGCTATAGGGGTAGATGTGAAGGACTGGGGTAGATGTGACGGGGCAGATGTAACGGGGTAGATGTGATGAGGTAGATATGAAGGGCTGGGGTAGATGTGAAGGACTGGGGTAGATGTAATGGGGTAGATGTGAAGGACTGGGGTAGATGTGACGGGGTAGATATGAAGGGCTGGGGTAGATGTGGCAGGGTAGACGTGATGGGGTAGATATGAAGGGTATTAACATTTCCTCTGTCCTTTCCATCTGAAAGATGTTCAACCCCAGAAGACTTTGGTGGACAGATGAATTTGGGAGTCGAACAGGGGGGTGAACTGGGGGGTGAACAGGGTGAACAGGGGGGTGAACTGGGGGGTGAACAGGGTGAACAGGGGGGTGAACTGGGTGAACAGGGGTGCACATAACCTTCAGCTCAGCTGACCAGGAAACACACAGCATCTGACTTGTATGGTACACATGGACCAGTTCACATGAGAGGAGAATTATGTTGGGTATTTTTTAATATGTTTGATCTTTCTAGTTTGTAAGTGGTGCCATGCGCTCAATCAGGTTTTTAAATAAAGCTTACAGTGTAAAGTTTTATATTACAGtcacatttttaaataacatAGCGTAAAGTTTTATATTACTCAATCCTACCACTCAaagaaatatttataaaatagtAAATACATGAAGAAAAACAAGACTCACTTTTCAGTGATTTAAATAAATCTATCTCTTAAAATCTCTTATTTTAAGTTTGGCAGGATTGATCATCACCGTTAGTGGAAGTAGTGGGTTGTGAGAAAGTAGAAACCAAATATGACAAGAGGAAGCAAAAATCTTATCAGTCTAAATTCACTACATTATTTACGTGTCAcatttagctccgcccacatcTCTCAGTCTTGTTTATGTCTCCAGTTTagctcctcctgtctgtcagtcatgtctctgTTTTTGCTCCTTGTGTCTCGTTCTGTCTGTCTTGTTTGTACCTCTAGTGTTGAGTCTTGTGGGTCAGTGTATGAATCTTGGTGAGGTCTGTGTAGGTCATTTATCACTGCTCAAGGTTATGATCTCAATGTTCTACGTTCTGGTTTCTGAATTTCTGTGTGTACCTGGTTTAGTCTGGTTGTATGTCTAGTGTGTTTAGTTGGTCTATGTGCATCCCTTCTGTAGAGTATCTGCCTTGTCCACATCATCtgtct
The sequence above is a segment of the Brachyhypopomus gauderio isolate BG-103 unplaced genomic scaffold, BGAUD_0.2 sc116, whole genome shotgun sequence genome. Coding sequences within it:
- the LOC143497909 gene encoding E3 ubiquitin-protein ligase TRIM35-like, yielding MAATNILSEEEFSCPVCCDIFRDPVVLSCSHSVCKTCLQQFWETKGSQECPVCRRRSSRDDPPCNLALKNLCESFLASRSQRSSAGSEVLCSLHNEKRKLFCLEDLQPVCVVCQISKAHKTHDCLPVEEAVCHFKNKFKTTLESLQQHLKVLEEDKQVCEKTAAHIKYQAQHTERQIKEEFEKIHQFLRDEEAARIAALKEEEEQKSHMMWRKIMKMSGEIASLSDQIKYTEKEMEAENIPFLLNVSSTLKFVDHTPKEHEMVSGALINVAKHLSNLKFRVWERMQKILQYYPVTLDPNTAHPRLHLSDDLTTVEYSPQKSLLLDNTERFDECVCVLGSEGFNSGTHCWDVDVGDSHSWALGVIRESECRKGESIWDSVWSLGYNPGTYWIRCPGQTDHYFTPTEELQRVRVQLDWDRGKVTFTDLLTSSHLCTITHTFTHTVFPLFYNYNYFDNESSSPMRILPAKISVTVEQQS
- the LOC143497908 gene encoding macrophage mannose receptor 1-like isoform X2, encoding METISVLLSLLLVFSAAAGSRLRTFNITGYENLTQSEAQTACRRNYTDLVTVYSEEDNSVLANLTEEAGLYAAWIGLHRSQPSYKWSNGDAVTFRDSIQDCGTWSCCVAMKAEGSWECDNCTQKKNFMCYKQDSCHSYQLVLEPMSWYEAQRYCREKYTDLVSIRDQEQNEEVNLNGKNSTTPFWIGLLCDDWEWTDGGLSTYRNWGTDQPQRTGDCTKLQRGKWISVSCNTGFPALCYHSNATVFSAAGGSRLRTFHITGYENLTQSEAQTACRRNYTNLVTVYSEEDNSVLANLTEEAGLYAAWIGLHHSQPRYKWSNGDAVTFRDSTQDCGTWSCCAAMKADGLWECDICTGEKNFMCYKQDSCHSYQLVLEPMSWYEAQRYCREKYTDLVSIRDQEQNEEVNLNGKNSTTPFWIGLLCDDWEWTDGGLSTYRNWGTDQPQTTEHCTKLQRGKWISVSCNTGIPALCYHSNATGGNRLRTFHIIVDGSLTQSEAQTACRRNYTDLVTVYSEEDNSVLANLTEMVYPSTAWIGLYHCQPSYKWSNGDAVTFRNSTQHCGTWSCCVAMMANGSWDCNNCTEKNHFMCYEQGVIRAMFSYQLVLEPMSWYEAQRYCREKYTDLVSIRDQEQNEEVYLNGKNSTTPFWIGLLCDDWEWTDGGLSTYRNWRSRVPQPCDCVKLMKDEWSPSACNDPASALCYSTSIHVSEDSMIWEKALDYCQKGHRSGLLRIESHLDQKEVESELRRNKVSGPVWVGLRQSRLFGFWIWSNGMVVGSWTNWKGGRQPELPLSHQCGAIETRDQGYMWLDMNCRNELRVLCEVK
- the LOC143497908 gene encoding macrophage mannose receptor 1-like isoform X1 — protein: METISVLLSLLLVFSAAAGSRLRTFNITGYENLTQSEAQTACRRNYTDLVTVYSEEDNSVLANLTEEAGLYAAWIGLHRSQPSYKWSNGDAVTFRDSIQDCGTWSCCVAMKAEGSWECDNCTQKKNFMCYKQDSCHSYQLVLEPMSWYEAQRYCREKYTDLVSIRDQEQNEEVNLNGKNSTTPFWIGLLCDDWEWTDGGLSTYRNWGTDQPQRTGDCTKLQRGKWISVSCNTGFPALCYHSNATVFSAAGGSRLRTFHITGYENLTQSEAQTACRRNYTNLVTVYSEEDNSVLANLTEEAGLYAAWIGLHHSQPRYKWSNGDAVTFRDSTQDCGTWSCCAAMKADGLWECDICTGEKNFMCYKQDSCHSYQLVLEPMSWYEAQRYCREKYTDLVSIRDQEQNEEVNLNGKNSTTPFWIGLLCDDWEWTDGGLSTYRNWGTDQPQTTEHCTKLQRGKWISVSCNTGIPALCYHSNATVFSAAGGNRLRTFHIIVDGSLTQSEAQTACRRNYTDLVTVYSEEDNSVLANLTEMVYPSTAWIGLYHCQPSYKWSNGDAVTFRNSTQHCGTWSCCVAMMANGSWDCNNCTEKNHFMCYEQGVIRAMFSYQLVLEPMSWYEAQRYCREKYTDLVSIRDQEQNEEVYLNGKNSTTPFWIGLLCDDWEWTDGGLSTYRNWRSRVPQPCDCVKLMKDEWSPSACNDPASALCYSTSIHVSEDSMIWEKALDYCQKGHRSGLLRIESHLDQKEVESELRRNKVSGPVWVGLRQSRLFGFWIWSNGMVVGSWTNWKGGRQPELPLSHQCGAIETRDQGYMWLDMNCRNELRVLCEVK